In one Bactrocera tryoni isolate S06 chromosome 5, CSIRO_BtryS06_freeze2, whole genome shotgun sequence genomic region, the following are encoded:
- the LOC120776985 gene encoding Golgi-specific brefeldin A-resistance guanine nucleotide exchange factor 1 homolog isoform X2: MEVLSVQNQYQGQFGVIGSSKVKDWASPLTPPPPTTTQLPTGNHTTSDNVVHNQSNNSNNHSLSYKQQAIREEQQDEALQPALQLYAEDAIAGGDVVDGGNWSAPQQAHHKQAHHHEQRHFYYNNHHYGGAQHNNHHQYHQQHHHHQPHYNHLAHHDNNYQHYQAAQQQQGKYYSEGQKRATQAYQKQKTAPLPTNNKQAAMEATYNNNLFYYEPPVAAGITPTGSPTTGSCFGSATTDVDIAAVNELAQRVQTELRDAKKRHLDCTEVSLPFDLMPRIAAEIIKASEREPCGVRGCSLYIDFECEPSNVRRIASFKVDDCTVSTFELYLTLKQDKSGWTSLLPQFIKNLTRSNTILISPDFTLTKNKLYSCD, from the exons ATGGAAGTGCTCTCAGTACAAAATCAATATCAGGGACAATTCGGTGTCATCGGTTCAAGCAAAGTTAAAG ACTGGGCGAGTCCGCTAacgccaccaccaccaacaaCCACACAGTTACCAACCGGCAATCATACGACCAGCGACAACGTTGTGCACAatcaaagcaacaacagcaacaaccataGCTTAAGCTATAAACAACAGGCGATCAGAGAGGAGCAGCAGGACGAAGCGTTGCAGCCAGCGCTGCAGCTGTACGCTGAGGACGCCATAGCGGGCGGTGACGTAGTGGACGGCGGCAATTGGTCGGCGCCACAGCAGGCACACCACAAACAAGCACATCATCACGAGCAGCGACATTTCTACTATAACAATCACCATTACGGTGGCGCGCAACACAATAATCACCACCAATATCACCAACAACATCACCACCACCAACCACACTACAATCACTTGGCACATCACGACAACAATTATCAGCATTATCAAGcggcacagcaacaacaaggaaAATACTATAGTGAAGGACAAAAACGCGCCACACAAGCGtatcaaaagcaaaaaacagcGCCCTTGCCgaccaacaacaaacaagcgGCCATGGAGGccacttacaacaacaatttgttcTACTATGAACCACCAGTAGCGGCCGGCATCACACCGACAGGCTCACCCACAACGGGCAGTTGTTTCGGCAGCGCCACTACCGATGTGGACATAGCCGCGGTCAATGAGCTGGCGCAGCGCGTGCAGACGGAGTTGCGGGACGCGAAGAAGCGCCACCTGGACTGCACCGAAGTCTCGCTGCCATTTGATCTCATGCCGCGCATAGCGGCCGAAATAATTAAGGCTTCGGAGCGGGAACCGTGTGGCGTGCGCGGCTGCTCGCTGTACATCGATTTCGAATGCGAGCCGAGCAATGTGCG ACGCATTGCCTCTTTCAAAGTGGACGACTGCACTGTCTCCACCTTCGAGCTGTATCTCACGCTGAAGCAGGACAAGAGCGGCTGGACTTCGCTGTTGCCACAGTTTATCAA GAACCTAACACGCAGCAATACCATTTTGATAAGCCCCGATTTCACGTTGACCAAGAACAAGCTCTACTCCTGCGATTAG
- the LOC120776985 gene encoding Golgi-specific brefeldin A-resistance guanine nucleotide exchange factor 1 homolog isoform X1, with amino-acid sequence MTNFLATPHFPAHTPLATIMPCRQRYWASPLTPPPPTTTQLPTGNHTTSDNVVHNQSNNSNNHSLSYKQQAIREEQQDEALQPALQLYAEDAIAGGDVVDGGNWSAPQQAHHKQAHHHEQRHFYYNNHHYGGAQHNNHHQYHQQHHHHQPHYNHLAHHDNNYQHYQAAQQQQGKYYSEGQKRATQAYQKQKTAPLPTNNKQAAMEATYNNNLFYYEPPVAAGITPTGSPTTGSCFGSATTDVDIAAVNELAQRVQTELRDAKKRHLDCTEVSLPFDLMPRIAAEIIKASEREPCGVRGCSLYIDFECEPSNVRRIASFKVDDCTVSTFELYLTLKQDKSGWTSLLPQFIKNLTRSNTILISPDFTLTKNKLYSCD; translated from the exons ATGACAAATTTCTTAGCAACGCCACATTTCCCAGCGCATACGCCTCTAGCGACAATTATGCCTTGTCGACAGCgct ACTGGGCGAGTCCGCTAacgccaccaccaccaacaaCCACACAGTTACCAACCGGCAATCATACGACCAGCGACAACGTTGTGCACAatcaaagcaacaacagcaacaaccataGCTTAAGCTATAAACAACAGGCGATCAGAGAGGAGCAGCAGGACGAAGCGTTGCAGCCAGCGCTGCAGCTGTACGCTGAGGACGCCATAGCGGGCGGTGACGTAGTGGACGGCGGCAATTGGTCGGCGCCACAGCAGGCACACCACAAACAAGCACATCATCACGAGCAGCGACATTTCTACTATAACAATCACCATTACGGTGGCGCGCAACACAATAATCACCACCAATATCACCAACAACATCACCACCACCAACCACACTACAATCACTTGGCACATCACGACAACAATTATCAGCATTATCAAGcggcacagcaacaacaaggaaAATACTATAGTGAAGGACAAAAACGCGCCACACAAGCGtatcaaaagcaaaaaacagcGCCCTTGCCgaccaacaacaaacaagcgGCCATGGAGGccacttacaacaacaatttgttcTACTATGAACCACCAGTAGCGGCCGGCATCACACCGACAGGCTCACCCACAACGGGCAGTTGTTTCGGCAGCGCCACTACCGATGTGGACATAGCCGCGGTCAATGAGCTGGCGCAGCGCGTGCAGACGGAGTTGCGGGACGCGAAGAAGCGCCACCTGGACTGCACCGAAGTCTCGCTGCCATTTGATCTCATGCCGCGCATAGCGGCCGAAATAATTAAGGCTTCGGAGCGGGAACCGTGTGGCGTGCGCGGCTGCTCGCTGTACATCGATTTCGAATGCGAGCCGAGCAATGTGCG ACGCATTGCCTCTTTCAAAGTGGACGACTGCACTGTCTCCACCTTCGAGCTGTATCTCACGCTGAAGCAGGACAAGAGCGGCTGGACTTCGCTGTTGCCACAGTTTATCAA GAACCTAACACGCAGCAATACCATTTTGATAAGCCCCGATTTCACGTTGACCAAGAACAAGCTCTACTCCTGCGATTAG